The Stigmatella ashevillena genomic sequence CGTCTGGCGCGAGCGCTCGCGCCTTGCACAGGAGCAGCGTCCCGTTGGGCGACAGGATGAGGTTCACCCCACCTGCGAGCGCGAGGTCCGTCTCTCGCGAGCGCAGGCTCTGACAAGCCAAGTGGACTGCGACGAGCGACGACGAGCACGCGGTATCCAGGGCCACGCTCGGCCCGCGCAACCCCAGCATGTACGAGAGCCGACCCGCGATGAAGCTCGTGGCATTGCCGCCAATCATCAGCGGGTCCGCCGCTGTGGGCTCCACACCACCCGGCGGGTACTCGTGGTTGCTGATGCCGACGTAGACGCCAGTCGCGCTGCCTCCGAGCCCGAGCGGCGCACGGCCCGCTCTCTCGAGCGCCTCCCAGCACAGCTCCCAGAACATCCGGTGCTGCGGATCCACGGCGGCAGCCTCTCGCGCCGAGATGCCGAACAGCCCGGCGTCGAAGCGGTCCACGCCCTCGAGAAAGCCTCCGCGGCGCACGTAGAGTTTGCCGGGCGCCTCGGGATCCTCGTCGTAGAGCTGCTCCGCGTCCCAGCGCTCCTTCGGCACCGGCGACGTGGCATCGACGCCGTCACGCAAGAGGCGCCAGAACGCTTCCGGCGAGTCGGCGCCGCCAGGGAAGCGGCAGGCCATCCCGACGATGGCAATCGGCTCGCGCTTCTCGCGCTCGGCGGCCTGCGTCTTCAACCGGAGCTGTTTGATCTCCGCGAGCGCCTTCGCCAGCACGTCTTGACGATTCAGCTCAGGCTTGGTTTCGCTCATCGACCTGCACTCCCAATGCGGCAAGCTCGTCGGCGAGCTGGCGCACCAGCTCGTCCTCGGACGGACCGCTCTCGATGACCCTTGGCTCTTGCGCCTGCATCTCCCCGGCACTCGCCGCCGCGTGAGGAGGCGCGGGGGCCTTCGGGGAGGGCTGCGCAGCCGCGACGGCGCTCTGCAGATACGCGGCGAGCGCCTTGACCGTCGGGTGTTCGAACACCATCGTCGGCGGCAGCGGCTGTGCCAGGTCCGCCTCCAGCCGCGAGCGCAGCTGCACGCTCATGATGGAGTCCATGCCCAGCTGGAAGAAGCCCTGCCCGGGCTGCAGCGCGCTCTCGTCCTCGTAACCCATCACCTCGGCGACACGCCGCCGCACGTGTGCCTCCAGCAGGGCGGCGCGCGCGTCCGAGTCGATGGCTGCCGCCACCCGCGCGAGCAGCTCGGCACTCCCGGCCCCCGCCTGCGTTGCTGCTCCTGAGGTCACGATGAGGTCCAGCAGCGGCCTTCTGCGCTTGGCCTCGAAGATGGGCTTGAAGCGCGCCCAGTCCACGTTCGTGAGCACGCGCTGCGTGGCGCTCGAGCCCATGAAGCGCCCGACAAGCTCGAGCGTCGGCGCAGGCGACATCACCGCGTAGCCCATCTGCGCGAAGAGCTTCTTGAGCTTCGGGTCCTGGGCGAGCGCGGCTCCCATTCCACCGCCGGCCCACGTGCCGAGCCCGACGCTCGTCGCCGTCAGCCCCTTCGCGCGGCGGTGGCTCGCGAGCGCATCGAGGAAGTGGTTCGCCGCGGAGTATGGGCCGAGCGAGGCGGCGCCCCACGTGCCCGCAACCGAGGACAGAAGCAGCATGAAGTCCAGCGGCAGGTCCACGGTGAGCTGGTGGAGAATCCAGCCTCCACGCACCTTGGACGCGAGCACGGACTGCAGCGTGGCCGCATCTACCTGGGTCAGCGGCGCGGCGCGGTTGACTCCGGCCGCGTGGATGACGCCGCGCACCGGAGGGCCCTCGCGCCCGAGCACATCGAACAGCTCTTGCATCTGCGCGGCGTCCGTCACGTCCGCGGCGTGCACCCTCACCTGCGCACCCGCGGCCTCGAGCGTACGGACTGCCTGCACGGCCTGGTACGACTCCGACTCCTGAGCGAGCACCGCCCACTCGGCGCGCACCGGCAGCCGCGTCCTTCCGGTGAGCACCAGGTGCCGCGCCCCCCTTGCCACCATCCACCGCGCCAGGTCGAACCCGAGTCCGCGCAGGCCGCCAACGACGAGGTACGTCGCGTCTGCATGGAAGGTGACGGCGCCCGGGAGCTCCTCTCCCCCGGTAGGGACGAGCCTTGCCACCTTCCGCTCCCCGTTGCGGTAGGCCACCTGGTCCTCGCCATCTGCGTACAGCAGCTCCGCCGCGACGTACTCCGCTTCCTCCGGCGCGCGCCGCGGATCGAGGTCCAAGATGCCGCCCCACAGCTCCGGATGCTCGAGCGCCACCACGCGCGCCATGCCCCACAGCGTCGAGTGCGCCACACTTACGGGCTCCGGGCGCGAGGACGCAGCCTGCGCGCCGCGCGTGACGAACCACAGCGCAGGCTCCTTCGCCCGCGTGGCCGTGAGTGCGCGCAGAAGCGGAGGGAGGGAGCCCACACCCACCCCTTGTGCTTCCTCGAGCACGGACGCACTGAGGGACTCCACTCCACCCGGCGCATCGAGGCCCCAGAGGTGGACCACCGCACGGACACCTCCCGCCCGCTCGAGGAGCCACTTCCAGTCCTCGTCGCTCGAGGGGTTCACGCAGAAGGAACCCACCGCGAGCTCCCTGCGCGAGCCAGGAACGGCGGTGATGACGTGTTGGCCCGCAGCGACGAGCCGGGCGGCGAGCCGCTCCCCGAGCCCGGAGCGGTCTACGAGCAGCAGGTAGCTTCCACCCGGCTGCACCGCACCTGGTTTCAACGGCTGCGCAGCACGCCAAGAGACCTCGTACAGCCACTCGTGCGAGGCACGGTCAGCGGCGGCGTTCGCCAGCGGCGCGGAACCGTCCGCCAGCTGGACGGAGTGGACTTCGATGACAGGCCGACCGCCCTCGTCGAGGACGCTGAAAGCCACGCGGCCTTCCCCGAGCGAGCGCGCGTGCAGCCAGCAGTGACCGCCCGTAAGGCGCCGGTGCAGCCGCACGCCGTCGAACCGCACGGGCATCCGCGCGTCCTCGCCTGGAATGTCGCAAGCGCCGAGTCGCAGGGCAACCTCCACTAGGGAGGGGTGGACGCGAAAGGCGCGGGTGTCCGCAGCCTCCGTGGGGCGGAACAGCGCGAGCCACTCGCCCTCGCCCTGCCAGACGCGCTCGAGCCCAGAGGAGCTGTCGCCGTATTCGAGGCCGCACTCTCTCCAACGGGCGAAGTGCTCTGCGCCCTCGGTCTCGCGCACGCAGCGTGCGCGGACCTGCGAGACGTCGACGGAGGGCGAGGTGACGGTGTCCTCAAGCTCGCGCCGAAGCGCTCCGGAGGCCATGAGCCGCGAGCTGCCCTCGCCTGAGTAGAACTCGAACAGGATCGGACCCGTCTGGTCCTTGCCGGGCCCGGACGGAATCAGCACCAGCTGCCCGGACAGCATCGCGTCATCACCCAGCAGCACCGGCTCGTGTACCGTCAGCGATTCGAGCACCAGCGCGCTCGTCGCGAGTGCCGAGGCCGAAGCCGAGAGGACGGCCTCAAGGAGCGCGGTCGCGGGGAGGAGCCCGACGCCGGACAGCCGGTGCTCTCGCCACAGCCCCTGCTCCTGGACGCGCGACGACAGCTCGAAGAAGTGCTCGCCGGAGGCGCGCGCGGACTTCACGTGTGCGCCGAGCAGCGGATGGGCGCGCGCCTGTTCCTCGCGGACCGCCGCTGCGCCCACCGTCCTCGGCGGCGCGGCCCAGAAGCGCTTGCGCTGCCATGGGTAGTGCGGCGCATCGACCACCCGCGCTCCGGTACCGCAGAGTGCCCGGAAGTCCACCGGTGCGCCCGCCGCAAACAGCTGGGCGACGCTCTGCAGCAGGACGGTCCGGTCGTCGTCAGGCCGGCGCAGCGACGGCAGCACCACGCCCTTGACGCCCACCTGGTGCAGCCCTTGCTCAATGGGGCCGAGCAGCGAAGGATGGACGCTGAGCTCAAGAAACCCGTCCAATCCCTCCTTCAGCAAGCGCTCCACCGCCGGCCAGAAGTGGACGGGCTGGATGAGGTTGCTCGCCCAGTACGCCGCGTCGAAGGATGGCTCGGCGCCCTGCCCCTCGACCGACGAGAAGAACGCCACCGTCGGACGCTGGGGCCTCAGCGACTCGAGCTGGCGGAGCATGTCGCCTCGCACGGCATTCAGTGCCGGGCTGTGGCCCGCGACGTTGGTGGCCAAGCGCTGGCAGAACACGTTGCGGGACTTGAGCGCTTGCAGGACTTTCTCGAGCTCCACCGGAGGCCCCGCGAGCACCGTCAGCCGCGGCGCGTTCGCCCCTGCCACGGACACGGTGGCGGACACACCGAGCTCCTCGAGGACCCGCGGCACCTCCTGGAAGGGCAGTTCCACCACCATCGCGCCGCCACGCGCTCCGGAGGTCTGCACACGCCGGATGAGCTGGCTGCGCGTCGTGATGACGGCCGCCGCATCCTCGAGCGACAGCGCGCCCGAGACATGCGCGGCTGCCACTTCCCCCATGCTGTGGCCGACGACCGCGTCGGGCTCCAGGCCCCACGAGCGCCACAACGCCGCGAGCGACACCTGGATGGCGAACAGCGCGGGCTGCACCACGTCGAACGAGTCCGGGCGGACCTGGCCCTGGGTGACGAGCTCGAGCACCGAGAACGGAGCGAAGCGCGCAATGGCCGCCGAGCAGGCCGTGAACGTCTCGCGGAAGACAGGCTCGTCTCGCAGCAGCGCGGCCGCCATCCCCGGCCAGGGCGTCGTCAGGCCGGAGAAGACGAAGGTCCAGCGCCTCTTCACCGTGGGCGCCTGCTGTGCGCCCGGCTGTGAGAGGACGCCCCGCAGCGCAGCAGTCAGCTCGTCCTGGGTGCGCCCCACCACAGCGGCCCGGAAGGTGTGGTGGCCGCGGCGAAGCGCAGCGGTGAAGCACACGTCCTCGACGCGCGCACGTTCCCCGGAGAGCGGGCCCTGTGACAGCGCCGACACGTAACGCTCCGCCAGTGCGCGCAGCGCCTCCGGGCTCCGCGCAGAGAGCGGCAGGCAATGCACGCGCGGCGGCTGCGCGGAGACCGGCCCCTTCAAGGTGCCCTCATCCAGGGCTCGCTCCAGCACGATGTGCGCGTTGGTGCCACTCATGCCGAAGGAGCTCACCCCCACCACGCCGTCGCGCCGCTCGTACGGAAGTCTTTGCGTGGGCACCCGGACGGGCAGGCGATCCCAGGGAATCAGCGGGCTTGGCGTCCGGAAGTGGAGGTGCGGCGGAATCTCGCCGCGCTCCAGGATCAGCACGCCCTTGATGAGGCCTGCAACGCCGGCGCTCGCTTCAAGATGGCCAATGTTGGTCTTCACGGAGCCGACGAGGAGGGGGCGCTCCGCGCTCCGGCCATCACCCAGCGCCGCCGCGAGCGCCTGCATCTCGATGGGATCGCCCAGCGGCGTGCCGGCGGCGTGCGCCTCCACGTAGACCACGCGGGCGGGCTCCACGCCAGCGTTCGCGTACGCCTGACGAATGACCGCCTCCTGTGCAGGCCCGTTGGGGACGGACAGCGCGCTCGTGCGGCCGTCATGGTTGACCGCGGAGCCGCGGATGACGCCGCGAATGCGGTCCCCATCCCGGAGCGCGTCCGAGAGCCGTTTGAGGACGACGATGCCGCAGCCCTCACCGCGCGCGTACCCATCCCCGGCGGCGTCGAACGTCTTGCAGCGTCCGTCCGAGGCGAGCGCCCCCGCCTGGGAGAAGTAGATGAACGGCTCGGGGGCGAGCATCATGTTGACGCCGCCCACGAGCGCGACGTCCGCTTCCCCGTTGCGCAGCGCCTGGCAGCCCAGATGCGCCGCGACGAGCGACGAAGAGCAGGCCGTGTCGACAGAGAGACACGGGCCCTGCAACCCGAGCGTGTACGAGAGCCGTCCCGCCGCGCAGCTGTGCGCATTCCCGGTGACCATGTACGGCTCGAGCCGCGTCAGGGGGCCCTGGTTCTGGAGGCCGAGATAGTCGGAGCTGGCGATGCCGACCATCACCGCGGTGCGCGTCGCGGCGAGCTGCTCGGGGACGCAGCCGGCGTCCTCCAGCGCTTCCCACGAGACCTCGAGCAGCAACCGCTGCTGCGGGTCCATCGCGGCGGCCTCGCGAGGCGCCGTGCCAAAGAACTCCGCGTCGAAGCCGTCGAACGGGACGCCACTCAGGAAGCCGCCGCGGCGCGTGGACATCTTCCCTGGAGTGCCGCGCTCCGGGCTGTAGAGTGCCCCCGTATCCCAGCGCTCCGCAGGCATATCGCTCGTGCCGTCCACGCCGTCACGGAGCAGGGACCAATAGCCCTCGACGTCGTTGGCCCCACCCGGAAAGCGGCAGGCCATGCCGACGATGGCAACGGGCTCGCGTGCGTGCTGCTCGGGCGCAGAAGGGGCGGCGGTGCTGGAGCGCGTCTCTTCGTGCGTGTCCTTCAGGTACGGCAGCTCTCGCAGGAGGAACGCCACCATGGCATCGACCGTCGGATGGTCGAATGTCACCGTGGCGGAGAGCGGGTGATCGAGCGCCACCGCCAGGCGCCTGCGCAACTCGGCAGACATGAGCGAGTCGACGCCCAGCGTGGCGAAGCCCCTCCGCAGCTCGATGTGCTCTGCCGGGCTGAGCGCCAACACCGCACGAAGTGCAGCCTCGACGTGTGCGGCGAGCAGCTCGCGACGCTTCTTGGGCGAGGCGACCCGGAGCGCTCGGATGTGAGGCGCGTCGAGGTCCGCATCATGCGGAGCAGGGCTGGCGGACGCGCCCCGCGCTGCTTCCCCTGCCGCTTCACTGCCGCTCCGCTCGGGCCGGGAGGGAGCAACCCAGTAGCGTTGCCGCTGGAACGGGTAGGTGGGAAGCGTGGTGAGCCGGTGTCCTCGGCCCAGGTGAACCGCTGTCCAGTCGATGGCGACGCCGCGCGCGTACAGCTCGGCGAGCGTCGTGAGCAACTGCTCCTCGTCACGCCCCCCCCGCGTCAGAGAGCTGAGCCACCCGGGAGATGACGCCGCCCCCAGCTCGAGCACGGGTCCTGCTCCGAGCGCCTCGAGCGCATTGCGCGTCGATTCGGGCCGAGCAGGCTCCCGGGCCTCTGTACACCACGCGTGCGCGTCCGTGCGTCCCTGCGTGTCCACGGGGTGGCCGGTGACGTGCGACACCACCCTGAGCGATCCAGCTGAGCTCACAGCGGCGCGAGCAGCCTCCTCGTACCGCGTCCACTCGGGCGTGCCGGGCGCTGCGAAAGAACAACGCGCCCGCGCGAGCACCAACCCGAGCGCAGACTCGAGGCTGAGCGCACCTGCGGCGCACGCGGAGGCCAGCACGCCTACGCCGTGGCCCATCACCGCGTATGGCGTGACGCCCCACGAGCGCCACAGCGTCCACAACCCGTACTCCACCGCGAACAACGCCGCCTGCGCGCACAGCGGCTCCTCGTGCCCGGCGACCGGCACACCCTCCCCGGGGAAGAGCACCGAGAGCAGCGGCACGGGCAGCTCGGTCCGCAGCACTGAGTCGCAGCGCGCGAGCGCGTCGCGGAACACGGGCTCACATTCGAGCAGGCTGCGGCCCACCCGAACGGGCCCGCTCCCCTCCCCCGGAAACACGATTGCGAGCTTCGGTGGCTCGGCGCGTGTGGGGCTCGCGGACAGCTCACCCAACTGCGCCAGGGCCCGAAGCTTCTCACGGAGCTCGGAGGCCGACGTACCGAGCACCGCGGCCCGGTGCTCGAAGTGGCTGCGGCCGGAGCTTGCCGTGAAGCAGAAGTCACCCTCGCTCCCGTACGCCAATGCGGCTCCGTACTGCCCCGCGAGCGCTTCGAGCGCCACGCCGCTCTTCGCCGACAACGTCAAGAGGTGCAGCGGGCGCTCCCGGTGCGCGGCCGTCTGCGGCGCAGGTGGCTCGCACGCCGCCACGAGCAGGTGCGCGTTCGTCCCGCTCATGCCGAACGAGCTGACCCCCGCGATGCGGCGGACGCCGTCGCGCCAACGCGTGGACGCCCCCGCCACGCG encodes the following:
- a CDS encoding type I polyketide synthase encodes the protein MSDTPDIAQQKRTLLALKKLQGKVDALEHAQREPIAIVGAGCRFPGGVSDLDSYRQLLREGRDAIIEVPKDRWDIDRWYHPDPDMAGKMYTRSGGFLQGPGVAEFDAGFFGISRREANQMDPQQRLLLEVSWEALENAGLPPQRLAGSRTGVFVGISVSDYAFLSGTDPSGIDPYTATGWGFAFSAGRISYTLGLQGPSMALDTACASSLVAVQLACQSLRAGECSTAIAGGVMLLLSPLSFVMLSRLRALSPDARCKTFDAQANGIARGEGCGVVVLKRLSDAQRDGDRILATLLGGAVSHDGASSGFTVPNGRSQQAVIREALGAARVKPEEVGYVEAHGTGTSLGDPIEIDALVAAYGEGRSAASPLWVGSVKTNLGHLESAAGMAGLLKAVLSVQGGEMFPHLHLREPNPHIAWDRLPVRVAGASTRWRDGVRRIAGVSSFGMSGTNAHLLVAACEPPAPQTAAHRERPLHLLTLSAKSGVALEALAGQYGAALAYGSEGDFCFTASSGRSHFEHRAAVLGTSASELREKLRALAQLGELSASPTRAEPPKLAIVFPGEGSGPVRVGRSLLECEPVFRDALARCDSVLRTELPVPLLSVLFPGEGVPVAGHEEPLCAQAALFAVEYGLWTLWRSWGVTPYAVMGHGVGVLASACAAGALSLESALGLVLARARCSFAAPGTPEWTRYEEAARAAVSSAGSLRVVSHVTGHPVDTQGRTDAHAWCTEAREPARPESTRNALEALGAGPVLELGAASSPGWLSSLTRGGRDEEQLLTTLAELYARGVAIDWTAVHLGRGHRLTTLPTYPFQRQRYWVAPSRPERSGSEAAGEAARGASASPAPHDADLDAPHIRALRVASPKKRRELLAAHVEAALRAVLALSPAEHIELRRGFATLGVDSLMSAELRRRLAVALDHPLSATVTFDHPTVDAMVAFLLRELPYLKDTHEETRSSTAAPSAPEQHAREPVAIVGMACRFPGGANDVEGYWSLLRDGVDGTSDMPAERWDTGALYSPERGTPGKMSTRRGGFLSGVPFDGFDAEFFGTAPREAAAMDPQQRLLLEVSWEALEDAGCVPEQLAATRTAVMVGIASSDYLGLQNQGPLTRLEPYMVTGNAHSCAAGRLSYTLGLQGPCLSVDTACSSSLVAAHLGCQALRNGEADVALVGGVNMMLAPEPFIYFSQAGALASDGRCKTFDAAGDGYARGEGCGIVVLKRLSDALRDGDRIRGVIRGSAVNHDGRTSALSVPNGPAQEAVIRQAYANAGVEPARVVYVEAHAAGTPLGDPIEMQALAAALGDGRSAERPLLVGSVKTNIGHLEASAGVAGLIKGVLILERGEIPPHLHFRTPSPLIPWDRLPVRVPTQRLPYERRDGVVGVSSFGMSGTNAHIVLERALDEGTLKGPVSAQPPRVHCLPLSARSPEALRALAERYVSALSQGPLSGERARVEDVCFTAALRRGHHTFRAAVVGRTQDELTAALRGVLSQPGAQQAPTVKRRWTFVFSGLTTPWPGMAAALLRDEPVFRETFTACSAAIARFAPFSVLELVTQGQVRPDSFDVVQPALFAIQVSLAALWRSWGLEPDAVVGHSMGEVAAAHVSGALSLEDAAAVITTRSQLIRRVQTSGARGGAMVVELPFQEVPRVLEELGVSATVSVAGANAPRLTVLAGPPVELEKVLQALKSRNVFCQRLATNVAGHSPALNAVRGDMLRQLESLRPQRPTVAFFSSVEGQGAEPSFDAAYWASNLIQPVHFWPAVERLLKEGLDGFLELSVHPSLLGPIEQGLHQVGVKGVVLPSLRRPDDDRTVLLQSVAQLFAAGAPVDFRALCGTGARVVDAPHYPWQRKRFWAAPPRTVGAAAVREEQARAHPLLGAHVKSARASGEHFFELSSRVQEQGLWREHRLSGVGLLPATALLEAVLSASASALATSALVLESLTVHEPVLLGDDAMLSGQLVLIPSGPGKDQTGPILFEFYSGEGSSRLMASGALRRELEDTVTSPSVDVSQVRARCVRETEGAEHFARWRECGLEYGDSSSGLERVWQGEGEWLALFRPTEAADTRAFRVHPSLVEVALRLGACDIPGEDARMPVRFDGVRLHRRLTGGHCWLHARSLGEGRVAFSVLDEGGRPVIEVHSVQLADGSAPLANAAADRASHEWLYEVSWRAAQPLKPGAVQPGGSYLLLVDRSGLGERLAARLVAAGQHVITAVPGSRRELAVGSFCVNPSSDEDWKWLLERAGGVRAVVHLWGLDAPGGVESLSASVLEEAQGVGVGSLPPLLRALTATRAKEPALWFVTRGAQAASSRPEPVSVAHSTLWGMARVVALEHPELWGGILDLDPRRAPEEAEYVAAELLYADGEDQVAYRNGERKVARLVPTGGEELPGAVTFHADATYLVVGGLRGLGFDLARWMVARGARHLVLTGRTRLPVRAEWAVLAQESESYQAVQAVRTLEAAGAQVRVHAADVTDAAQMQELFDVLGREGPPVRGVIHAAGVNRAAPLTQVDAATLQSVLASKVRGGWILHQLTVDLPLDFMLLLSSVAGTWGAASLGPYSAANHFLDALASHRRAKGLTATSVGLGTWAGGGMGAALAQDPKLKKLFAQMGYAVMSPAPTLELVGRFMGSSATQRVLTNVDWARFKPIFEAKRRRPLLDLIVTSGAATQAGAGSAELLARVAAAIDSDARAALLEAHVRRRVAEVMGYEDESALQPGQGFFQLGMDSIMSVQLRSRLEADLAQPLPPTMVFEHPTVKALAAYLQSAVAAAQPSPKAPAPPHAAASAGEMQAQEPRVIESGPSEDELVRQLADELAALGVQVDERNQA